In Mytilus trossulus isolate FHL-02 chromosome 6, PNRI_Mtr1.1.1.hap1, whole genome shotgun sequence, a single window of DNA contains:
- the LOC134720882 gene encoding beta-parvin-like: MATSPNPATVGTPKKKDESFLDKIGTIGRKKKAKEVNILEEEGKMAIESPTSPTIPDVGPEGYLLDELEERSMIEPTSKEDPKVQELIKILLDWINDVLADDRIIVKDILEDLFDGQILQKLIEKLADIRVQVPEVTQSEQGQKQKLQIILSVINRLLQLQWNQVRWSVDKVHSKNLVAILHLLVTLARHYRAPIRMPDNVSVNLIVVTKRDGILQTKRVVEDITTINDDIGARFERDAFDTLFDHAPDKLNLVKKTLVTFVNKQLLKINFEVADLEAQFHDGVYLVLLMGLLEGYFVPLYDYHQTASTFDQKVHNVQFAFDLMQDAGLPRPKARPEDVVNQDLKSTLRVLYNIFTKYKGQGA; the protein is encoded by the exons atggCAACCTCACCCAATCCTGCGACCGTTGGAACGCCAAAGAAAAAGGATGAATCGTTCCTTGATAAAATTGGGACAATTGGTCGCAAGAAAAAAGCTAAAGAAGTAAATATTCTAGAAGAAGAAGGCAAAATGGCAATCGAATCTCCTACTAGTCCTACAATTCCAGACGTTGGTCCAGAGGGTTATTTGCTGGATGAGTTAGAAGAGCGGTCAATGATTGAGCCAACATCCAAAGAAGACCCTAAAGTACAAGAATTAATAAAGATACTGCTTGATTGGATAAATGACGTATTGGCAGATGACAGAATTATCGTGAAAGACATTCTTGAAGATCTATTTGATGGTCAAATTCTGcaaaaattgatagaaaaattGGCTGATATAAGAGTTCAG gtaccaGAAGTAACCCAGTCAGAACAAGGACAGAAACAGAAGTTACAGATAATACTCTCAGTAATAAACAGATTGTTACAGTTACAATGGAATCAAGTCAGGTGGTCTGTTGATAAAGTTCATTCAAAGAATCTCGTTGCCATCCTTCATTTGTTAGTTACCTTAGCAAGACATTATAGAGCACCTATCAGAATGCCTGATAACGTGTCTGTCAATTTAATCGTTGTAACAAAGAGAGATGGCATACTCCAGACCAAGAGAGTAGTAGAAGATATCACTACGATAAACGATGATATTGGAGCAAGATTTGAGCGTGATGCGTTTGATACTTTATTCGATCATGCACCTGACAAACTTAATCTTGTAAAGAAAACATTGGTTACATTTGTCAACAAACAGTTATTGAAGATTAACTTTGAAGTGGCCGATTTAGAAGCGCAATTTCATGATGGAGTTTACCTGGTTTTATTGATGGGTTTATTAGAAGGATATTTTGTTCCTTTATATGACTACCACCAAACCGCATCAACGTTTGATCAAAAGGTGCATAATGTACAGTTTGCGTTTGATTTAATGCAGGATGCAGGTCTTCCGAGACCAAAGGCCAGACCAGAAGATGTGGTCAATCAAGATCTGAAATCAACCCTCCGAGTATTGTACAATATATTCACAAAGTACAAAGGTCAAGGTGCATAA